ATAGGAACAGCCATTGATTTGGGATACTCTAATTTTCAGCAGTTCGTACAATACTTTGTCTGTAAAACGACCGGAAATATATTTTTCCATCTCCATCATTGCCTTGAATGTACTAGGACTCACTGCTCTGTGGTTAAATCTTAAACTCACGATACATCGCCTCCATTATTGGTTTACATACAGAAGACAAATGAACATGTGATTTTGTGACAAAGTGCAATACATCAATTTGGAATTGCCCTCAATTGACATAGCATGTATTATAGATAAATGATTTTATGCAAAGAAGGTGTGCACTCACATGAGTGGAAAAGGTTTTATTAAAGAATTTAAAGAATTCGCTGTACGGGGTAACGTGATTGACCTCGCAGTCGGTGTTATCATTGGTGGAGCGTTTGGCAAGATTGTTACTTCTGTGGTAAACGATATTATTATGCCTCCGATTGGTAAACTTCTGGGCGGTATGAATTTTCCAGACTTATATGTAGCTTTACAAGCTGCCGACCCTCTAAATGCTGACGGTACACGCAAGACTTTGGCACAAGCCAAGGAAGCAGGGATTGCGGTCCTTGCCTATGGTCAGTTTATTAATGTCCTGCTAGATTTCCTCATCGTGGCCTTCTGTGTGTTCATGCTGGTCAAAGGGATTAACATGCTGAAGCGCAAAGAGGAAGAAAAACCTCCTCAGGAAAAAACAATTAAGGAATGTCCACATTGCCTGTCCGAAATCCCTATAGCTGCTACCCGCTGTGCACATTGCACTTCCAAGCTAGAGGGATTCGTTGAAGCACGCTGACTCGAACTACATTCCTATGAATACAACAAACGGCTTAAGACGGTGCATCGTCTTAAGCCGTTTTTAGCATGGCTCTAAAAATCATTAATTGAAGTTGGTGATAATACCCCGAGGTCTGACTGGCAAACCTTCTGCGTACAGATGGGAGACATCACCGAAGCCAATGCAACGGGGAACTGCCCATTCCTTGGAGCGTTCATCAAACAAGATGGTGGTTACGGAGCTAGGCGGCATCCAAAAACCGGACCAGACCAAAGCCAACGGTAGTTCCAACAGATGTGCAAGCCAGGTTAGCCCGAAGCCGCCATGACAAAATACGGCTACCCTGTCTTCCGTGTGCTTCAGAATTCGGTACCTGCCCTCGACCCGCTCAAAGCCTTGCCGCTTCAAAAATTCATCAGAATGAACTTTCAGTCGCTCGAAGGTTTCAGGACTTTGTGTCCCCTGATAATAGGAAATGTCCTTCCAAGAATCATGAGTCGGCAGAGGCGACCCGGAACGAATCACTTCACCAGGCAAATCCCAATGGGAAAGACGACCGTATGGAGTATCCTCCAGCTTTAGAGCCAGCTCCTGCGTCCAGTCCTCCACTTCATAAGTCATACCGAGAGAGTCGGCGGTGTACCGCATCGTATCCAAGGCCCGTCCCAAAGGAGAGACGTAAATACGGTCCAATCCGTGACTGGACAGTCGTTTGGCCAGTGCCTTGGCTTCCAAATGTCCCTCCGGCGTGATGGTGTTGTTAGGGTAATCAGGGTCTGCATGTCGGATAATATACAATCTCATCATTGGTTCTCCGTTCCTAAGAATGGCGACAGGATCGCTTGATCTCATTCCATTGGTTTGCTCTCCTGATCTTTAATTAATGTTTATTGAGCAAATTTTCCAAAATCGCGCGCAAATCTCTGTCTTCTTGGTAAACTTCCTCACCCGTATCCAGCTCAATAACCCGGATATATGTATAGTTCGCTCTGGCATCGACTGGTTTAAAAATCAATTCCTCCGGGTTGTCTGGACGCACATCATAGCCCATATTTTTGAACATATCTGTTATTTGGTCAATCCCCGGCTTGCCTCCGCTTTCCAGCATAATCAGCCCGCGCAGTTCTTTGGGCTCCTCTGGATGCATCACTCGGAAATGTACAATACATTCCATGTAAAATCGCTCCTTTCAATCATAAACCTATGTTATGGCGCAAATCTCCATGTTCCCAGCATACCCCAAAAGCTACTCCACATTCCACATCGACCATCATATCGTCAGGATGGAAAACACGTTATACTGTAAAGTAAGACTTTGATTTTCTGCTGATTATAGGAGGAACCACGATGACTAGCGAGCTTCTGGATATCTATGACGATGAAGACAACCCCCTTGGCACAGCCTCTCGACAGGAAGCACATGCCAAGGGATACTGGCACCATACCTTTCACTGCTGGCTGGCACGAGACACTTCGACAGGCCGCCGCTTGCTATTCCAACAGCGTCAGGATACAAAGGACACCTTCCCCGGATGCTACGATATTACAGCAGCTGGGCATTTGACTTCAGGCGAAGATATGTCCCAGGCAGCTCGCGAGCTGGAGGAAGAACTGGGCATTCATGTT
This window of the Paenibacillus polymyxa genome carries:
- the mscL gene encoding large conductance mechanosensitive channel protein MscL produces the protein MSGKGFIKEFKEFAVRGNVIDLAVGVIIGGAFGKIVTSVVNDIIMPPIGKLLGGMNFPDLYVALQAADPLNADGTRKTLAQAKEAGIAVLAYGQFINVLLDFLIVAFCVFMLVKGINMLKRKEEEKPPQEKTIKECPHCLSEIPIAATRCAHCTSKLEGFVEAR
- a CDS encoding histidine phosphatase family protein, translating into MRLYIIRHADPDYPNNTITPEGHLEAKALAKRLSSHGLDRIYVSPLGRALDTMRYTADSLGMTYEVEDWTQELALKLEDTPYGRLSHWDLPGEVIRSGSPLPTHDSWKDISYYQGTQSPETFERLKVHSDEFLKRQGFERVEGRYRILKHTEDRVAVFCHGGFGLTWLAHLLELPLALVWSGFWMPPSSVTTILFDERSKEWAVPRCIGFGDVSHLYAEGLPVRPRGIITNFN